The following proteins come from a genomic window of Candidatus Obscuribacter sp.:
- a CDS encoding NADH:flavin oxidoreductase/NADH oxidase produces the protein MSSENKTSTLPQSSLETKTKGQATLFSPLSIKSVTLKNRIAISPMCQYHSVDGFAEDWHLVHIGARAIGGAALIIMEASAVEPIGRISPDDLGIYKDEHVTNLKRITAFVESQGAVPGIQIAHAGRKGSTKNPWKIGNRHEKQDVKDEDGGWQTVAPSAVPFSADSRLPRELTIDEIKAIQDKFADAARRAASAGFKWLEIHAAHGYLLHSFYSPLSNFRKDEYGGSFENRVRMLLETVTKVKAVWPANLPLTVRLSASDWTEGGWTVDDSVKLAKLLKDLGVDLIDCSSAYVRGGDHYPYGPSWQVPLAQQVKALAGIATGAVGMITEPEQANKIIEDGQADLIFIARESMREPQWPYKAALALGADIVPEAKSVLPKNYSYAL, from the coding sequence ATGTCATCCGAAAATAAAACCAGCACACTGCCACAATCAAGCCTTGAAACAAAGACAAAAGGCCAAGCCACCTTATTTAGCCCACTGAGTATTAAGTCAGTCACTCTCAAAAATCGTATTGCTATCTCGCCTATGTGCCAATACCACTCTGTCGATGGTTTTGCCGAAGACTGGCATCTAGTCCACATTGGCGCCAGAGCAATTGGCGGCGCCGCTCTTATAATCATGGAAGCAAGTGCTGTAGAGCCAATTGGCCGCATCAGCCCTGATGATCTCGGTATTTACAAAGACGAGCACGTAACCAATCTCAAACGCATCACAGCTTTTGTCGAGTCTCAGGGAGCTGTACCGGGCATACAGATTGCTCACGCCGGACGCAAAGGTAGCACCAAAAACCCCTGGAAGATTGGCAATCGCCATGAAAAACAAGACGTCAAAGATGAAGATGGCGGCTGGCAAACAGTTGCACCGTCGGCAGTGCCATTTAGCGCTGATAGTCGCTTACCAAGAGAGCTAACAATAGACGAGATTAAAGCCATCCAGGACAAGTTTGCAGATGCAGCCAGACGTGCTGCCAGCGCTGGTTTTAAGTGGCTTGAAATACATGCCGCCCATGGTTATTTGCTGCATAGCTTTTATTCGCCACTGTCTAACTTTAGAAAAGATGAATACGGCGGCAGCTTTGAAAATAGAGTAAGAATGTTGCTTGAAACAGTAACAAAAGTCAAAGCAGTTTGGCCCGCCAATCTGCCTTTGACAGTGAGGCTCTCAGCATCTGACTGGACCGAGGGCGGTTGGACTGTAGATGACTCTGTCAAACTAGCAAAACTGCTTAAGGATCTGGGCGTAGACTTAATTGATTGCAGCAGTGCCTATGTGCGTGGAGGCGACCACTATCCTTACGGACCATCGTGGCAAGTGCCACTGGCTCAGCAAGTAAAAGCATTAGCGGGTATCGCCACTGGTGCTGTCGGCATGATCACAGAGCCCGAGCAAGCCAATAAAATCATCGAGGATGGCCAGGCTGATTTGATTTTTATTGCTCGTGAGTCAATGCGCGAGCCTCAGTGGCCCTACAAAGCCGCCCTTGCTCTGGGAGCAGACATTGTGCCTGAGGCAAAGTCAGTTTTACCCAAAAATTATTCATACGCCCTCTAA
- a CDS encoding NAD(P)-dependent alcohol dehydrogenase, whose translation MTTALATYKAWELKSLSMQDIKEGTRESQALAPDQVRIAVKAVSLNFREQLIAKGLYAPNLPLPVVPCSDGAGEVVEVGSKVTRFKVGDRVSPNFMPEWIDGDVTPEAAKGALGAFVDGMLRQFAVFSESALVHIPAYLSYEEAATLPCAALTAWSSLMVNGNLKAGQTVLIQGTGGVSIFALQLAKISGAKVIATTSSDVKAAKLKELGAAHVINYKTTPKWEKSVLEATGGAGVDHVVEVGGAGTLERSMKSAKLNGHVSVIGVLDGVIGDFSPLNLIMKSLKVQGVFVGSRTRFEDMNRALELHQVRPVIDKTFKFDQIVEALAYMESGKHFGKIVLTV comes from the coding sequence ATGACCACTGCACTAGCCACCTACAAAGCCTGGGAGCTTAAGAGCCTGTCGATGCAAGACATCAAAGAAGGCACAAGAGAGAGCCAGGCACTGGCACCTGATCAGGTGCGCATCGCGGTCAAAGCAGTCTCGCTAAATTTTAGAGAGCAACTTATCGCCAAAGGACTTTACGCCCCCAATCTACCTTTGCCTGTGGTGCCATGCTCTGATGGTGCTGGTGAAGTAGTGGAAGTAGGCAGTAAGGTGACACGCTTTAAGGTTGGCGACCGGGTTTCACCAAACTTTATGCCTGAATGGATTGACGGAGATGTCACACCGGAAGCAGCTAAAGGGGCGCTTGGTGCTTTTGTCGATGGCATGCTAAGGCAGTTTGCGGTCTTTAGCGAAAGCGCACTGGTCCACATTCCCGCTTATCTAAGCTATGAAGAAGCAGCGACTTTACCCTGTGCAGCCCTGACTGCCTGGTCATCGCTTATGGTGAACGGCAATCTCAAAGCCGGTCAGACTGTGCTTATCCAGGGTACTGGCGGGGTCTCTATTTTTGCTCTGCAACTGGCCAAAATCTCTGGCGCAAAAGTAATTGCCACTACTTCCAGCGACGTTAAAGCAGCCAAACTAAAAGAGCTTGGTGCAGCCCATGTAATCAATTACAAAACCACACCCAAATGGGAAAAATCCGTGCTTGAAGCCACCGGCGGCGCAGGCGTGGACCATGTGGTGGAAGTAGGCGGAGCAGGCACTCTTGAGCGCTCAATGAAGTCGGCGAAACTGAACGGTCATGTCAGTGTCATCGGCGTGCTCGATGGTGTTATCGGAGACTTTAGCCCACTCAATCTAATCATGAAGAGCCTCAAAGTGCAGGGAGTCTTTGTGGGCTCACGCACTCGTTTTGAGGACATGAACCGAGCTCTGGAATTACACCAGGTCAGACCAGTTATTGATAAGACATTTAAATTTGACCAGATTGTAGAAGCGCTTGCCTATATGGAAAGCGGCAAACACTTTGGCAAAATTGTACTGACCGTATAA
- a CDS encoding response regulator transcription factor, whose translation MAKILLVDDDTELTAVLGEWLEGEGYIVETAENGEEALSRLSHYEYDVVVMDVGLPDMEGFQVCATYRGRGGTLPVIMLTGRGQIADKTLGFESGADDYLTKPFHPVELGARLRALLRRPPQILSEVIQIAHISIDGNSRRVLKNGVEIKLLPQEFNLLLFFMRNPNKVFSSEEILDKVWSNEKDTAPDTVRVHINKLRKKIEDEGKSSILRTVHGSGYILDNG comes from the coding sequence ATGGCCAAGATATTACTAGTCGATGATGATACTGAGCTGACAGCCGTTCTTGGAGAATGGTTGGAAGGCGAAGGCTATATAGTTGAGACTGCCGAAAACGGCGAGGAAGCGCTGTCGCGTCTATCTCACTATGAATACGACGTCGTTGTCATGGACGTCGGTTTGCCCGACATGGAAGGTTTTCAGGTTTGTGCCACTTACCGCGGTCGCGGCGGCACCTTGCCAGTAATCATGCTTACCGGTCGCGGTCAGATTGCTGATAAGACCCTGGGCTTTGAGTCTGGGGCCGATGATTATTTGACCAAACCATTTCATCCAGTGGAGCTTGGTGCTCGCCTGAGAGCGCTATTGCGCCGTCCCCCTCAGATTTTGAGCGAAGTTATCCAGATTGCCCATATATCTATAGATGGCAATTCTCGTCGGGTCCTCAAAAATGGCGTAGAAATAAAGCTCTTGCCGCAAGAGTTTAATTTGCTGCTCTTTTTTATGCGCAACCCCAATAAGGTCTTTAGCTCAGAAGAAATCCTCGATAAAGTCTGGTCCAACGAAAAGGACACAGCCCCAGATACTGTGCGCGTGCACATCAATAAATTGCGCAAAAAAATAGAAGACGAAGGCAAATCTTCGATTTTGCGTACTGTCCATGGCAGTGGATATATTTTAGACAACGGTTAA
- a CDS encoding ribonucleotide-diphosphate reductase subunit beta produces MLSFDDVPVSGANAAKSATAVPTAAGGMDFSPNQVAAATVANANINVTIAPEAGVTGLEQITLTDKRISVDDKRIINCRADLNQLVPFKYDWAWQKYLDACANHWMPQEISMNRDIALWKDPNGLSEDERMIIKRNLGFFSTADSLVANNLVLAIYRHITNPECRQYLLRQAFEEALHTHAYQYVVESLGLDEGEIFNMYKEIPSIYEKDVFQLQFTQELADANFHTGTPETDQRFLRNLIGYYIIMEGLFFYVGFVQMLSFGRQNKMTGASEQFQYIMRDESMHLNYGIDLINSIKIENPHLWTAEFQEEIQALIREGVELEYKYAVDTMPRGVLGLNSQMFSEYLRFIANRRCRQIGLPDQYPGAKNPFPWMSEMIDLKKEKNFFETRVIDYQTGGALSWD; encoded by the coding sequence ATGCTTAGTTTTGATGATGTACCGGTCTCGGGCGCTAATGCTGCCAAGTCAGCTACGGCTGTGCCGACCGCTGCCGGGGGAATGGATTTTAGTCCCAACCAGGTCGCAGCTGCCACAGTGGCTAACGCCAATATCAATGTCACTATCGCTCCTGAAGCGGGTGTGACAGGGCTTGAGCAAATCACACTTACTGATAAGCGCATTTCAGTGGATGACAAACGCATCATCAACTGCCGTGCTGACCTTAACCAGCTCGTGCCATTTAAGTACGACTGGGCCTGGCAAAAATATCTAGATGCTTGCGCCAATCACTGGATGCCGCAAGAAATCTCAATGAACCGTGATATTGCTCTGTGGAAAGACCCCAATGGTTTGAGTGAAGACGAGCGCATGATCATCAAGCGCAACCTGGGATTTTTCTCCACTGCTGATTCACTGGTGGCAAACAATCTGGTACTGGCAATTTATCGCCATATCACCAACCCCGAATGCCGTCAGTATTTATTGCGTCAGGCCTTTGAAGAAGCTCTCCATACCCATGCTTATCAGTATGTTGTGGAAAGTCTTGGTCTGGATGAAGGCGAAATCTTCAACATGTACAAAGAAATACCTTCGATCTACGAAAAAGATGTCTTCCAGTTGCAGTTTACTCAAGAACTGGCTGATGCCAACTTCCACACAGGCACTCCTGAAACTGACCAGAGATTTTTGCGTAACCTGATTGGTTATTACATCATCATGGAAGGTCTATTCTTCTATGTGGGCTTTGTACAGATGCTCAGCTTCGGTCGTCAAAACAAAATGACTGGTGCTTCTGAGCAATTCCAGTACATCATGCGCGATGAATCAATGCACCTCAATTATGGTATCGACTTGATTAACTCAATCAAAATCGAAAACCCACATTTGTGGACCGCTGAGTTCCAAGAAGAGATTCAGGCTCTCATCCGTGAAGGCGTTGAGCTGGAATACAAATACGCAGTAGACACAATGCCCCGCGGCGTATTGGGTCTCAATAGCCAGATGTTCTCCGAGTACTTGCGCTTTATCGCTAACCGCCGTTGCCGTCAAATTGGCTTGCCTGATCAATACCCAGGCGCTAAAAATCCATTTCCATGGATGAGCGAGATGATCGACCTCAAAAAAGAAAAGAACTTTTTTGAGACCCGTGTAATCGATTATCAAACCGGTGGTGCACTCAGCTGGGACTAA
- a CDS encoding ribonucleoside-diphosphate reductase subunit alpha, protein MTQVLTATHHADPAGFGLSDERIGQFVLYKVLRRNGSVMEFNPSKIAVAMTKAFLAVEGAHGADSSRVRDMVNKLTGQVVETLMKRLPEGGVLHIEHVQDQVELALMRAGEQEVARRYVLYREMRAKERSAQEPAVSMAVPSGPNVTRADGTVMPLSDMGLKFVISEACANLGACVDEDKIYTATVESLYEGVQETEVIRSAIMSARALIEQDPAYSFATARLLLHQMRLEVLNESISLGAMKDRYASYFAEYIAKGVHVGLLDPRLATFDLTKIGEALDATRDLKFQYLGLQTLYDRYLLHQDGVIFELPQAFWMRVAMGLSLNEIEREAKAIEFYNLLSSFDFVSSTPTLFNSGTHRPQLSSCFLTTVNDDLSSIYESVKENALLSKFSGGLGNDWTPVRALGSHIAGTNGKSQGVVPFLKVVNDTAVAVNQGGKRKGAVCCYLETWHMDIEEFLELRKNTGDDRRRTHDMNTANWIPDLFMQRVLANEQWTLFSPDEAPELHNLYGTKFKQAYERYEQLADQGQIKLFKRVPAVSIWRKMLTMLFETGHPWMTFKDPCNLRSPQQHVGVVHSSNLCTEITLNTSESETAVCNLGSINLVAHIKDGALDLDKLANTCRVAMRMLDNVIDINYYSVPKARQSNLRHRPVGLGVMGFQDALLNMRLPYASDKAMDFADYCQEAISYFAILSSSQLAAERGTYNSYKGSLWDRGILPYDSLALLSEARGVDLDIDYTSRMDWKPVREHIARFGMRNSNCLAIAPTATISNIVGVSQSIEPTFQNLYVKSNLSGEFTVVNTYLVEDLKKLGLWDEVMVHDLKYFDGTLKPIERIPEDLKELYATAFEVDPKWLVEAASRRQKWIDQAQSLNLYMAEPSGRKLDETYKLAWHKALKTTYYLRTAAATAPEKSTTNIGVLNKVSSGARTTPAPQAAAPKACLITDPDCEACQ, encoded by the coding sequence ATGACCCAGGTGCTGACCGCCACCCACCACGCTGACCCCGCTGGTTTTGGTCTGAGCGACGAGCGTATCGGACAATTTGTTTTATATAAAGTGCTGAGACGCAATGGCAGCGTCATGGAGTTTAATCCCTCCAAGATAGCCGTTGCTATGACCAAGGCATTTTTAGCAGTCGAAGGGGCTCATGGTGCTGACAGCTCGCGTGTGCGCGATATGGTCAACAAGCTCACTGGTCAGGTTGTCGAAACCCTGATGAAGCGTCTACCTGAAGGTGGTGTGCTCCATATCGAGCATGTGCAAGACCAGGTCGAACTGGCCTTGATGAGAGCTGGCGAACAGGAAGTTGCCCGTCGTTATGTGCTTTACCGCGAAATGCGTGCTAAAGAAAGATCTGCCCAGGAACCAGCCGTATCAATGGCTGTGCCCAGTGGACCCAATGTCACCAGAGCCGATGGCACTGTCATGCCGCTATCTGATATGGGTCTCAAATTTGTAATTTCAGAAGCTTGCGCCAATCTTGGTGCCTGTGTCGATGAAGACAAGATTTATACAGCTACTGTAGAGAGTCTCTATGAAGGCGTACAAGAGACCGAAGTAATCCGCTCGGCCATTATGAGCGCCCGTGCTTTGATTGAGCAAGATCCTGCCTACAGTTTTGCTACTGCTCGACTGCTCTTGCATCAAATGCGTCTGGAAGTATTGAACGAATCAATCAGCCTGGGCGCTATGAAAGATAGATACGCCAGTTATTTTGCTGAGTACATTGCAAAGGGCGTGCATGTTGGTTTGCTCGACCCTCGTCTGGCTACATTTGATCTCACCAAAATCGGTGAAGCACTGGACGCTACTCGTGATCTTAAGTTTCAATATCTGGGTTTGCAGACTCTATATGATCGCTATTTGCTGCACCAGGATGGTGTCATATTCGAATTGCCTCAAGCATTTTGGATGCGCGTGGCGATGGGGCTTTCGCTCAACGAAATCGAAAGAGAAGCAAAAGCAATCGAGTTTTATAACTTGCTTTCCAGTTTTGATTTCGTTTCTTCCACACCAACTCTCTTTAACTCCGGTACTCACAGACCCCAGCTTTCTTCCTGCTTTTTGACCACAGTCAATGATGACCTTTCTTCTATCTATGAGTCAGTCAAAGAAAACGCTTTGCTCTCAAAATTTAGTGGTGGTCTGGGTAATGACTGGACACCTGTTAGAGCGCTTGGTTCGCACATCGCTGGCACCAACGGTAAGAGTCAGGGCGTTGTGCCCTTCCTCAAGGTCGTTAACGATACTGCTGTTGCCGTCAACCAGGGTGGTAAGCGCAAGGGTGCGGTCTGCTGCTATCTAGAGACCTGGCACATGGACATCGAAGAATTTCTTGAGTTGCGCAAAAATACAGGCGACGATCGCCGCCGCACTCATGACATGAATACTGCTAACTGGATTCCTGATTTGTTTATGCAGCGTGTCCTGGCTAATGAACAGTGGACTCTATTTAGTCCTGATGAAGCGCCTGAACTGCACAATCTCTATGGCACCAAGTTTAAGCAAGCTTATGAGCGCTATGAGCAGCTGGCTGATCAAGGTCAAATCAAGCTCTTCAAACGTGTACCGGCTGTCTCAATCTGGCGCAAAATGCTCACCATGTTGTTTGAGACCGGACATCCCTGGATGACCTTTAAAGATCCATGCAACCTGCGCAGTCCTCAACAGCATGTCGGAGTGGTCCATAGCTCCAATCTCTGTACTGAAATCACCCTCAATACTTCTGAGTCCGAAACAGCGGTCTGCAATCTTGGCTCAATAAACCTCGTTGCTCATATCAAAGACGGCGCTCTCGATCTCGATAAGCTGGCTAATACTTGCCGTGTTGCTATGCGCATGCTCGATAACGTTATCGATATCAACTATTACAGCGTGCCCAAAGCCAGACAATCCAACTTGCGTCACCGTCCAGTGGGCTTAGGCGTGATGGGCTTCCAGGATGCCTTGCTCAACATGCGTCTACCCTACGCCTCAGACAAAGCTATGGATTTTGCTGACTACTGTCAGGAAGCAATCAGTTATTTTGCCATCCTCTCTAGCTCTCAACTAGCAGCTGAGCGCGGTACTTATAACAGTTACAAGGGCTCTCTTTGGGACAGAGGTATCTTGCCTTATGACTCACTGGCTCTATTGAGTGAAGCTCGCGGCGTCGATCTTGATATTGACTACACCAGCCGTATGGACTGGAAGCCAGTCAGAGAGCACATCGCCCGCTTTGGTATGCGTAACAGCAACTGTCTGGCGATTGCACCCACTGCCACCATATCTAATATCGTAGGTGTGAGCCAATCGATTGAGCCGACTTTCCAAAACCTGTATGTTAAGTCCAATCTCTCCGGTGAATTTACCGTAGTCAATACTTACCTGGTCGAGGATCTCAAAAAACTCGGTCTCTGGGACGAAGTAATGGTGCATGACCTCAAGTACTTTGATGGCACCTTGAAGCCAATCGAGCGTATCCCCGAGGACCTTAAAGAACTCTACGCCACTGCTTTTGAAGTAGATCCCAAATGGTTGGTAGAAGCTGCCAGTCGCAGACAAAAATGGATTGACCAGGCTCAAAGTCTCAATCTTTATATGGCTGAACCAAGCGGCCGCAAACTGGATGAGACCTATAAGCTAGCCTGGCACAAAGCCCTCAAGACTACCTATTATCTGCGCACCGCTGCTGCCACCGCACCAGAAAAATCAACCACCAATATCGGTGTGCTCAATAAAGTCTCAAGTGGTGCTCGCACCACACCCGCTCCTCAGGCTGCTGCACCAAAAGCATGCTTGATCACTGACCCTGATTGCGAAGCCTGCCAGTAA
- a CDS encoding NAD-dependent deacylase, protein MLPGQKGIKEVAVWLASACSSRGIAVLTGAGVSSESGIPTFRDKLTGLWEGYDPAKLASPQGFVANPALVWQWYDWRRGIVEAASPNSGHLALARLEQLSQHFTLITQNVDRLHHRAGSKNIIELHGNILNYSCFSKRHPANFVAPGLTEPPLCHCGSPLRPDVVWFGESLPASAMPLATDAVLSSSVLMVVGTSGLVQPAASLPYIALESGIKVVEINPVRTPISDQVDVFIEGPSGGVLPYVVSLVEEL, encoded by the coding sequence ATGCTTCCGGGTCAAAAGGGTATCAAAGAGGTCGCTGTCTGGCTGGCCAGCGCCTGCAGTAGCCGAGGTATAGCGGTTTTGACTGGGGCTGGAGTAAGCAGTGAGAGCGGTATTCCTACATTTAGAGATAAGCTCACTGGTCTCTGGGAGGGTTATGATCCCGCCAAGCTGGCTAGCCCCCAGGGCTTTGTTGCTAATCCAGCTCTGGTCTGGCAATGGTACGACTGGCGCCGCGGTATAGTCGAGGCTGCTAGTCCTAATTCCGGTCATCTTGCACTTGCTCGTCTGGAGCAATTGTCTCAGCACTTTACTTTGATTACTCAAAATGTCGACCGTTTGCATCACCGCGCTGGCTCTAAAAACATCATCGAACTGCACGGCAATATTCTCAACTACAGTTGCTTTAGCAAAAGACATCCAGCTAACTTTGTAGCGCCTGGTCTGACTGAGCCGCCACTGTGTCATTGCGGCTCACCTCTGCGTCCAGATGTGGTCTGGTTTGGTGAATCATTGCCTGCCAGTGCCATGCCTCTTGCAACAGATGCGGTACTCTCCAGTAGTGTGCTTATGGTGGTTGGCACCAGCGGTCTGGTGCAGCCTGCTGCATCTCTACCATATATAGCGCTTGAGTCCGGAATAAAAGTAGTGGAGATTAATCCTGTCAGGACACCTATTAGTGACCAGGTCGATGTTTTTATCGAAGGCCCGTCTGGTGGCGTTTTACCATATGTAGTGTCGCTCGTCGAAGAGCTGTAA